Proteins from a single region of Rhodobacteraceae bacterium LMO-JJ12:
- the tuf gene encoding elongation factor Tu (EF-Tu; promotes GTP-dependent binding of aminoacyl-tRNA to the A-site of ribosomes during protein biosynthesis; when the tRNA anticodon matches the mRNA codon, GTP hydrolysis results; the inactive EF-Tu-GDP leaves the ribosome and release of GDP is promoted by elongation factor Ts; many prokaryotes have two copies of the gene encoding EF-Tu) yields LRGIDREGVERGQVLCKPGSVTPHTKFEAEAYILTKDEGGRHTPFFANYRPQFYFRTTDVTGTVTLPEGTEMVMPGDNLKFEVELIAPIAMEDGLRFAIREGGRTVGAGVVSKVIE; encoded by the coding sequence CTGCGCGGCATCGACCGTGAAGGTGTTGAGCGTGGGCAGGTTCTCTGCAAGCCCGGTTCGGTGACCCCGCACACGAAATTCGAAGCCGAAGCCTATATCCTGACCAAGGATGAAGGTGGTCGTCACACGCCGTTCTTCGCCAACTATCGTCCGCAGTTCTACTTCCGCACGACCGACGTGACCGGAACGGTAACGCTGCCGGAAGGCACTGAAATGGTGATGCCGGGCGACAACCTGAAGTTTGAGGTTGAACTGATCGCTCCGATCGCGATGGAAGACGGTCTGCGTTTCGCCATCCGTGAAGGCGGCCGCACCGTTGGTGCCGGCGTCGTATCCAAAGTCATCGAATAA
- the rpsJ gene encoding 30S ribosomal protein S10, with the protein MQSQNIRIRLKAFDYRVLDASTQEIVNTAKRTGAQVRGPIPLPNKIEKFTVLRSPHVNKKSRDQFEIRTHKRLLDIVDPTPQTVDALMKLDLAAGVDVQISV; encoded by the coding sequence ATGCAATCGCAAAATATCCGCATCCGGCTCAAGGCCTTTGACTACCGCGTACTGGACGCCAGCACGCAGGAAATCGTCAATACCGCCAAGCGCACAGGTGCCCAGGTGCGCGGGCCGATCCCGCTGCCGAACAAGATCGAAAAATTCACCGTTCTGCGTAGTCCGCACGTGAACAAGAAATCGCGCGACCAGTTCGAGATCCGCACGCACAAGCGTCTCTTGGACATCGTCGACCCCACCCCGCAGACCGTTGACGCGCTGATGAAGCTCGACCTCGCCGCGGGCGTGGACGTTCAGATTTCAGTTTGA
- the rplC gene encoding 50S ribosomal protein L3 yields the protein MLRSGVIAKKVGMTRLFMEDGKQIPVTVLQLDKLQVVDQRTAERDGYTAVQLGAGTAKVKRTSQAMRGHFAAAKVEPKRKVAEFRVTPEALIAIGEEITANHYFEGQYVDVSGTSIGKGFQGAMKRHNFGGLRASHGVSISHRSHGSTGQCQDPGKVFKGKKMAGHMGAARVTTQNLQVVRTDADRGLIMIKGAVPGSKGGWVTVKDAVKKPFPENAILPAALKSDAEAAAKAAEEAAAAAAAEAEAAAAAAAEAEQAALDAAEAAEAKVDIVAEAQAAEAEKKEGEE from the coding sequence ATGTTGCGCTCAGGCGTTATCGCAAAGAAAGTCGGCATGACCCGGCTTTTCATGGAAGACGGAAAACAGATTCCTGTGACCGTTCTTCAATTGGACAAACTGCAGGTCGTGGACCAGCGTACCGCTGAACGAGATGGCTATACCGCCGTCCAACTCGGCGCAGGTACAGCCAAGGTCAAGCGCACCAGCCAAGCCATGCGCGGCCACTTCGCGGCTGCCAAGGTTGAACCGAAACGCAAAGTCGCAGAGTTCCGTGTCACGCCCGAAGCTCTCATCGCCATTGGCGAAGAGATCACGGCGAATCACTACTTTGAAGGCCAGTATGTCGATGTGTCCGGCACGTCGATTGGTAAAGGCTTTCAGGGTGCCATGAAGCGTCACAACTTTGGTGGTCTCCGGGCCAGCCACGGTGTGTCGATCAGCCACCGTTCGCACGGCTCGACAGGGCAGTGTCAGGACCCGGGCAAAGTCTTCAAAGGCAAGAAAATGGCCGGTCACATGGGCGCTGCCCGTGTCACCACGCAGAACCTGCAGGTCGTTCGCACCGACGCCGATCGTGGTCTTATCATGATCAAAGGCGCCGTTCCCGGCTCCAAAGGTGGTTGGGTTACGGTCAAGGATGCGGTGAAAAAGCCGTTCCCTGAAAATGCGATCCTGCCCGCTGCTTTGAAATCGGATGCTGAAGCTGCCGCCAAGGCCGCCGAAGAAGCCGCTGCTGCCGCAGCCGCTGAAGCCGAGGCCGCCGCAGCCGCCGCCGCAGAGGCCGAACAGGCCGCTCTGGATGCTGCAGAAGCCGCGGAGGCCAAGGTCGACATCGTTGCCGAAGCTCAAGCAGCTGAAGCCGAGAAGAAGGAAGGCGAGGAATGA
- the rplD gene encoding 50S ribosomal protein L4 translates to MKLDVIKLDGNKAGSVELDEALFGLEPRADILHRVVRWQRNNAQAGTHKVKTRSEVKYSTKKIYRQKGTGGARHGARSAPIFRGGGVYKGPVVRSHGHDLPKKFRKLGLMHALSAKFKAGELVIIENAESEGKTSALAKQVKNLGWKRALIIDGAEVNEGFLQAARNIEGLDILPSMGANVYDILKRDTLVITKAGIEALEARLK, encoded by the coding sequence ATGAAACTCGACGTGATCAAACTGGACGGCAACAAAGCCGGTTCGGTCGAACTGGACGAGGCCCTGTTCGGGCTCGAGCCACGCGCCGATATCCTGCATCGTGTTGTCCGCTGGCAGCGCAACAATGCGCAAGCTGGCACTCACAAGGTCAAGACGCGCTCGGAAGTGAAATATTCGACCAAGAAGATCTATCGCCAAAAAGGCACCGGTGGCGCACGCCACGGCGCCCGCTCGGCACCGATCTTTCGCGGTGGTGGTGTCTATAAGGGCCCGGTTGTTCGCAGCCATGGCCACGATCTGCCGAAGAAATTTCGCAAGCTGGGGCTGATGCACGCTCTGTCCGCAAAATTCAAAGCGGGTGAGCTGGTGATCATCGAGAATGCCGAGTCAGAAGGTAAAACCAGTGCGCTGGCCAAGCAGGTGAAAAACCTTGGTTGGAAACGTGCGCTGATCATCGATGGCGCGGAAGTCAACGAAGGCTTCCTGCAAGCGGCCCGTAACATCGAAGGTCTGGATATCCTGCCGTCGATGGGCGCAAACGTCTATGATATCCTCAAGCGTGACACTCTGGTGATCACCAAAGCGGGTATCGAAGCACTGGAGGCTCGTTTGAAATGA
- a CDS encoding 50S ribosomal protein L23, giving the protein MSAKAQHYDVIRKPIITEKSTMASENGAVVFEVDIAANKPQIKEAVETLFGVKVKAVNTTITKGKVKRFRGQLGKRKDVKKAYVTLEEGNTIDVSTGL; this is encoded by the coding sequence ATGAGTGCGAAAGCTCAACATTACGACGTGATCCGCAAGCCGATCATCACCGAGAAATCGACCATGGCGTCGGAAAACGGTGCGGTTGTGTTCGAGGTCGATATCGCAGCCAACAAACCCCAGATCAAAGAGGCGGTTGAAACGCTCTTTGGGGTGAAGGTGAAAGCGGTCAACACCACGATCACCAAGGGCAAGGTCAAGCGGTTCCGCGGCCAACTGGGCAAGCGGAAAGACGTCAAGAAGGCCTACGTTACCCTGGAAGAGGGAAACACTATCGACGTGTCCACAGGACTCTGA
- the rplB gene encoding 50S ribosomal protein L2 — MALKSYKPTTPGQRGLVLIDRSELWKGRPVKSLTEGLTKSGGRNNTGRITMRRTGGGAKRLYRIVDFKRNRRDSSAVVERIEYDPNRTAFIALVRYEDGEQSYILAPQRLAIGDQVIASAKADIKPGNAMPFSGMPIGTIVHNIELKPGKGGQIARAAGTYAQFVGRDGGYAQIRLSSGELRLVRQECMATVGAVSNPDNSNQNYGKAGRMRHKGIRPSVRGVVMNPIDHPHGGGEGRTSGGRHPVTPWGKPTKGARTRNKNKASSKLIIRSRHAKKKGR; from the coding sequence ATGGCACTCAAGTCGTATAAGCCGACGACGCCGGGCCAGCGTGGGCTGGTGCTGATCGACCGTTCGGAGCTTTGGAAAGGTCGTCCGGTCAAATCACTCACTGAGGGTTTGACCAAATCGGGCGGTCGGAACAACACCGGACGGATCACGATGCGCCGCACAGGCGGCGGGGCAAAGCGTCTCTATCGTATCGTCGATTTCAAACGTAACAGACGTGACTCTTCGGCGGTCGTCGAGCGGATCGAATACGATCCCAACCGGACAGCCTTTATCGCGCTGGTACGGTATGAAGATGGTGAACAGTCCTATATCCTGGCGCCGCAGCGTCTGGCGATTGGCGATCAGGTGATCGCGTCGGCCAAGGCCGATATCAAGCCGGGTAACGCGATGCCGTTTTCGGGCATGCCGATCGGCACGATCGTTCACAACATCGAGTTGAAACCCGGCAAGGGCGGACAGATCGCACGCGCCGCTGGCACCTATGCCCAGTTTGTTGGTCGTGATGGCGGTTATGCGCAAATCCGGCTCAGCTCGGGCGAACTGCGTCTGGTGCGTCAGGAATGCATGGCCACCGTTGGTGCCGTGTCCAACCCCGACAACAGCAACCAGAACTACGGCAAGGCCGGTCGCATGCGCCACAAGGGCATCCGCCCGAGCGTTCGTGGTGTTGTGATGAACCCGATCGATCACCCGCATGGTGGTGGTGAGGGTCGCACGTCTGGTGGTCGTCACCCGGTGACACCGTGGGGCAAGCCGACCAAGGGTGCGCGCACTCGGAACAAGAACAAAGCGTCCAGCAAGCTGATCATCCGCTCGCGGCACGCCAAGAAGAAGGGACGCTGA
- the rpsS gene encoding 30S ribosomal protein S19, whose product MSRSVWKGPFVDSYVLKKAEAARESGRNDVIKIWSRRSTILPQFVGLTFGVYNGKKHIPVNVSEDMIGQKFGEYSPTRTYYGHAADKKAKRK is encoded by the coding sequence ATGTCTCGCTCTGTTTGGAAAGGCCCATTTGTCGACAGCTACGTGCTCAAGAAAGCCGAAGCTGCGCGCGAGTCGGGCCGCAACGACGTTATCAAGATCTGGTCGCGTCGCTCCACCATCCTGCCCCAGTTCGTGGGCCTCACTTTCGGCGTCTACAATGGCAAGAAACATATCCCGGTCAACGTGTCCGAAGATATGATCGGCCAGAAGTTCGGTGAGTATTCGCCGACGCGGACCTATTACGGTCACGCAGCCGACAAAAAAGCGAAACGGAAGTAA
- the rplV gene encoding 50S ribosomal protein L22: MSKDKNPRRVADNEAMAKTRMLRTSPQKLNLVAQMIRGKKVDKALTDLTFSKKRIAQDVKKCLQSAIANAENNHNLDVDELVVAEAWVGKNLTMKRGRPRARGRFGKIMKPFAELTIKVRQNEEQA, translated from the coding sequence ATGAGCAAGGATAAAAATCCCCGCCGCGTGGCCGATAACGAAGCAATGGCGAAAACCCGCATGCTCCGTACTTCCCCGCAAAAGCTGAATCTGGTCGCACAGATGATCCGTGGCAAGAAGGTGGACAAGGCCCTTACGGACCTGACGTTCTCCAAGAAGCGGATCGCACAGGACGTGAAGAAATGCCTTCAATCCGCGATTGCCAACGCCGAAAACAACCATAACCTTGATGTCGACGAACTCGTCGTGGCCGAGGCATGGGTGGGCAAGAACCTGACCATGAAACGCGGTCGCCCGCGGGCCCGTGGCCGGTTTGGCAAGATCATGAAGCCGTTTGCGGAACTGACGATCAAAGTGCGTCAAAATGAGGAGCAAGCCTGA
- the rpsC gene encoding 30S ribosomal protein S3, producing the protein MGNKVNPIGMRLQVNRTWDSRWFANTKDYGDLLLEDLAIREFIKKECKQAGVARVIIERPHKKCRVTIHTARPGVIIGKKGADIEVLRKKLAAMTDSELHLNIVEVRKPELDAQLVAESIAQQLERRVSFRRAMKRSVQNAMRMGALGIRVNVAGRLGGAEIARTEWYREGRVPLHTLRADIDYAGAEAMTAYGIIGIKVWIFKGEIMEHDPQARDRKAQELQDGPAPRGAGGRR; encoded by the coding sequence ATGGGTAACAAAGTCAATCCGATCGGCATGCGCCTTCAGGTCAACCGCACCTGGGACAGCCGCTGGTTCGCGAATACCAAGGATTACGGCGATCTTCTGCTGGAAGACCTGGCGATCCGCGAGTTCATCAAGAAAGAGTGCAAGCAGGCGGGTGTTGCCCGTGTGATCATCGAGCGTCCGCACAAGAAGTGCCGCGTTACGATCCACACTGCGCGTCCGGGTGTCATCATCGGCAAGAAAGGTGCAGACATTGAAGTTCTGCGCAAGAAACTGGCCGCGATGACCGACAGCGAGTTGCACCTCAACATCGTCGAAGTCCGCAAGCCCGAGCTTGACGCGCAATTGGTGGCCGAGAGCATCGCCCAACAGCTTGAGCGTCGGGTCAGCTTCCGCCGTGCGATGAAACGGAGCGTGCAGAACGCCATGCGTATGGGTGCCCTCGGCATCCGGGTAAACGTCGCGGGTCGCCTTGGCGGCGCCGAGATTGCCCGGACCGAATGGTATCGCGAAGGCCGTGTGCCGTTGCATACGCTGCGTGCCGACATCGACTATGCCGGCGCCGAAGCGATGACGGCTTATGGCATCATCGGGATCAAGGTCTGGATCTTCAAAGGCGAGATCATGGAGCATGACCCCCAAGCGCGTGACCGCAAGGCACAGGAACTCCAGGACGGTCCGGCCCCACGTGGCGCCGGTGGCCGCCGCTAA
- the rplP gene encoding 50S ribosomal protein L16, with product MLQPKRTKFRKQHKGRIKGLAKGGSDLNFGSFGLKATQPERVTARQIEAARRAMTRHMKRQGRVWIRIFPDVPVSSKPTEVRMGKGKGSVDFWACKVKPGRVMFEIDGVDEDVAREALRLAAMKLPIKTRIVVREDW from the coding sequence ATGCTTCAACCAAAGCGCACTAAATTCCGCAAGCAGCACAAAGGCCGGATCAAGGGACTCGCCAAAGGCGGTTCCGATCTGAACTTCGGCTCTTTTGGCCTCAAGGCGACCCAACCCGAGCGTGTGACAGCCCGTCAGATCGAAGCGGCCCGCCGCGCGATGACGCGCCACATGAAACGTCAGGGTCGTGTCTGGATCCGGATTTTCCCGGATGTGCCGGTCTCCTCCAAACCCACCGAAGTTCGGATGGGTAAGGGTAAAGGCTCGGTCGACTTCTGGGCCTGCAAGGTCAAACCTGGCCGTGTGATGTTCGAGATTGACGGTGTTGACGAAGACGTCGCACGCGAGGCTCTGCGCCTTGCCGCGATGAAACTTCCGATCAAGACACGCATCGTCGTTCGCGAAGACTGGTAA
- a CDS encoding 2OG-Fe(II) oxygenase family protein produces MAQIDSLFVTRLYRAALSELGKPIDPEELETSCWAIAEEDEAGQTWCDDNGYPGYTSYASLTDLPWRFPIFKDLKKVLNKHVAAFAEDLEFDLDGRKLKLEDLWINILPEGGTHSSHIHPHSVISGTTYVAMPDGASALKLEDPRSARMMASPTRKKDARQELRQFIYVTPKVGDVLLWESWLRHEVPMNGAQEDRISVSFNYRWG; encoded by the coding sequence ATGGCACAAATAGATTCCCTCTTCGTCACCCGTCTCTACCGCGCTGCCCTCAGCGAGCTTGGCAAGCCTATAGATCCGGAAGAACTGGAAACATCCTGCTGGGCGATTGCCGAGGAGGATGAGGCCGGTCAGACGTGGTGCGACGACAATGGCTATCCCGGCTATACGTCCTATGCTTCGCTCACCGATCTGCCCTGGCGCTTTCCGATCTTCAAGGATCTGAAAAAGGTGCTGAACAAGCATGTCGCGGCCTTTGCCGAGGATCTGGAGTTCGATCTCGACGGACGCAAGCTCAAACTTGAAGACCTATGGATCAACATCCTGCCCGAAGGCGGCACCCATTCCTCGCATATCCACCCACATTCGGTGATTTCCGGTACCACATATGTGGCGATGCCTGACGGTGCGTCGGCCTTGAAGCTGGAGGACCCCCGCTCGGCCCGGATGATGGCCTCCCCCACCCGGAAGAAGGACGCACGGCAGGAGTTGCGGCAGTTCATCTATGTCACCCCCAAGGTGGGGGATGTGCTGCTCTGGGAAAGCTGGCTACGCCACGAGGTACCAATGAACGGCGCACAAGAAGATCGGATTTCGGTGAGCTTCAATTATCGGTGGGGGTGA
- the rpmC gene encoding 50S ribosomal protein L29 — protein sequence MTAKDLRDKTPDQLREELANLKKESFNLRFQQATSQLENTARMRIVKRETARVLTILNQKAAQAAAE from the coding sequence ATGACCGCCAAAGACCTGCGTGACAAGACGCCGGATCAGCTCCGCGAGGAACTGGCCAATCTTAAAAAAGAGAGCTTCAACCTGCGTTTTCAGCAAGCTACGAGCCAGCTGGAAAATACTGCGCGTATGCGCATTGTAAAGCGCGAGACCGCGCGCGTGTTGACCATTCTCAACCAGAAAGCCGCGCAAGCGGCCGCTGAATAA
- the rpsQ gene encoding 30S ribosomal protein S17 has translation MPKRILTGTVTSDANAQTVTVSVERRFTHPVLKKTIRKSKKYRAHDEQNAFKVGDKVRIIECAPKSKTKRWEVLEA, from the coding sequence ATGCCCAAGCGAATTCTCACAGGCACCGTGACCAGCGACGCCAACGCCCAAACCGTAACCGTGTCGGTCGAGCGCCGCTTCACGCACCCGGTTCTCAAGAAAACCATTCGTAAGTCCAAGAAATACCGGGCGCACGATGAACAGAACGCTTTCAAGGTCGGTGACAAAGTTCGCATCATCGAATGCGCACCGAAATCGAAAACGAAACGTTGGGAGGTTCTGGAGGCGTAA
- the rplN gene encoding 50S ribosomal protein L14: MIQMQTNLDVADNSGARRVQCIKVLGGSKRKYASVGDIIVVSVKEAIPRGRVKKGDVRKAVVVRTAKEVRRDDGTAIRFDRNAAVILGNNMEPVGTRIFGPVVRELRAKNFMKIISLAPEVL, from the coding sequence ATGATCCAGATGCAGACCAACCTGGATGTTGCTGACAACAGCGGCGCTCGCCGCGTTCAGTGCATCAAGGTTCTGGGTGGTTCCAAGCGGAAATACGCGAGTGTCGGTGACATTATCGTAGTATCCGTAAAGGAAGCCATCCCGCGCGGTCGCGTGAAAAAAGGCGACGTGCGCAAAGCCGTCGTCGTGCGCACCGCCAAGGAAGTTCGTCGTGACGACGGCACCGCGATCCGTTTTGATCGCAACGCCGCCGTGATCCTCGGAAACAACATGGAGCCAGTCGGCACCCGTATCTTCGGGCCAGTGGTTCGTGAGTTGCGCGCGAAGAACTTCATGAAGATCATCTCGCTTGCGCCGGAGGTGCTGTGA
- the rplX gene encoding 50S ribosomal protein L24 has protein sequence MAAKLKKGDKVVVLTGKDKGKQGSITSVDPSAGKAVVEGINMAIRHTRQSQTAQGGRIPKAMPIALSNLALLDKNGKPTRVGFKIEGDKKVRYAKTTGDVIDA, from the coding sequence ATGGCTGCTAAATTGAAAAAAGGCGACAAGGTCGTCGTGCTGACCGGCAAGGACAAGGGCAAGCAGGGGTCTATCACCTCGGTTGATCCGTCTGCCGGTAAGGCCGTGGTGGAGGGCATCAACATGGCCATCCGTCACACCCGTCAGAGCCAGACAGCCCAGGGCGGGCGCATCCCCAAAGCGATGCCGATTGCCCTCAGCAATCTGGCCCTGCTTGACAAGAACGGCAAACCCACCCGCGTTGGCTTCAAGATCGAAGGCGACAAGAAAGTGCGTTACGCCAAGACCACGGGGGACGTGATCGATGCTTGA
- the rplE gene encoding 50S ribosomal protein L5, with protein MLDAATYTPRLKAAYNDTIRPALKEEFSYGNDMMIPRLEKIVLNIGCGRAAVKDSKKAKSAVEDLTLIAGQKALMTIAKNSIAGFRVREGMPMGAKVTLRGNRMYEFLDRLITIAMPRVRDFRGVSGKSFDGRGNYAMGLKEHLVFPEINFDKIEENWGLDIVIATTAKTDAEAKSLLKAFNMPFNS; from the coding sequence ATGCTTGATGCTGCAACTTATACCCCACGTCTGAAGGCCGCTTACAACGACACCATTCGTCCCGCGCTGAAAGAAGAATTCAGCTACGGCAACGACATGATGATCCCGCGGCTGGAAAAGATCGTGCTGAACATCGGCTGTGGCCGTGCGGCTGTGAAAGACTCCAAGAAAGCCAAATCGGCTGTTGAGGATCTGACGCTGATCGCCGGTCAAAAGGCGTTGATGACCATTGCCAAAAATTCCATCGCCGGTTTTCGCGTTCGCGAAGGCATGCCGATGGGTGCCAAGGTCACGCTGCGCGGCAACCGGATGTATGAATTCCTCGACCGGCTGATCACCATTGCAATGCCTCGCGTTCGCGACTTCCGCGGCGTTTCGGGCAAGAGCTTTGATGGACGTGGCAACTATGCCATGGGCCTGAAAGAACACCTCGTCTTCCCCGAGATCAACTTCGACAAAATCGAAGAGAACTGGGGTCTGGACATCGTGATCGCAACCACCGCGAAAACCGACGCGGAAGCCAAGAGCCTGTTGAAAGCCTTCAACATGCCCTTCAACAGCTGA
- the rpsN gene encoding 30S ribosomal protein S14, whose protein sequence is MAKKSMIEREAKRQKLVEKYAAKRAELKAIINDQEKPMEDRFRASLKLAKLPRNSSATRLHNRCQLTGRPHAYYRKLKVSRIALRELGSAGQIPGLVKSSW, encoded by the coding sequence ATGGCCAAGAAATCCATGATCGAACGCGAAGCAAAGCGCCAAAAGCTGGTGGAGAAGTATGCCGCCAAACGCGCCGAGCTCAAAGCAATCATCAACGACCAGGAAAAGCCGATGGAGGATCGCTTCCGCGCTTCTCTGAAACTGGCGAAACTGCCGCGCAACAGCTCGGCAACCCGCCTTCACAACCGCTGCCAGCTCACCGGGCGTCCGCATGCTTACTACCGTAAGCTCAAGGTCAGCCGGATCGCGCTGCGCGAGCTGGGGTCTGCTGGTCAGATCCCCGGCCTGGTGAAATCGAGCTGGTAA
- the rpsH gene encoding 30S ribosomal protein S8, which translates to MNDPIGDMLTRIRNSQMRGKSTVSTPASKIRAWVLDVLADEGYIRGYEKGTDALGHPTLEISLKYFDGTPVIRELKRVSKPGRRVYMGVKDVPSVRQGLGVSIVSTSKGVMSDASARAANVGGEVLCTVF; encoded by the coding sequence ATGAACGATCCTATCGGCGATATGCTCACCCGTATCCGCAACTCGCAGATGCGTGGCAAATCAACCGTTTCCACTCCGGCGTCAAAGATCCGCGCCTGGGTTCTGGATGTGCTGGCCGACGAAGGCTACATCCGCGGTTATGAAAAAGGCACCGATGCCCTGGGTCACCCGACCCTGGAAATCAGCCTGAAATACTTTGATGGCACTCCTGTCATTCGCGAACTGAAGCGGGTCTCCAAACCCGGTCGTCGCGTTTACATGGGCGTCAAGGATGTCCCTTCGGTCCGTCAGGGTCTCGGGGTATCGATTGTCAGCACATCCAAGGGTGTGATGTCGGATGCAAGCGCACGCGCAGCCAATGTTGGCGGCGAAGTGCTCTGCACGGTGTTCTAA
- the rplF gene encoding 50S ribosomal protein L6: MSRIGKKPVGLPSGVSAAVSGQTIEIKGPKDTQTFTATDDITLRVEDNTISIIPRGKSKRARQQWGMSRSVVANMVQGCSEGFKKELEINGVGYRAQMQGNTLKLALGLSHDVNFEVPDGVTVTCPKQTEIVVEGTDIQLVGQVAANIREWRKPEPYKGKGIKYKDEYIFRKEGKKK, encoded by the coding sequence ATGTCTCGTATTGGTAAAAAACCAGTCGGTCTGCCCTCGGGCGTCAGCGCCGCAGTCTCCGGTCAGACCATCGAAATCAAGGGTCCTAAAGACACACAGACTTTCACGGCCACTGATGATATTACGCTTCGCGTCGAAGACAACACCATCTCGATCATTCCACGTGGCAAGTCCAAGCGGGCACGCCAGCAATGGGGCATGAGCCGCTCTGTTGTCGCCAACATGGTGCAGGGCTGTTCGGAAGGTTTCAAGAAAGAGCTTGAAATCAACGGCGTTGGCTATCGTGCGCAAATGCAGGGCAACACTCTGAAACTCGCGCTTGGCCTCAGCCATGATGTGAACTTTGAAGTGCCTGATGGTGTGACGGTAACCTGCCCCAAGCAGACCGAAATCGTTGTTGAAGGCACCGACATCCAACTCGTTGGTCAGGTTGCGGCGAATATCCGCGAATGGCGCAAGCCCGAGCCCTACAAAGGCAAAGGCATCAAATACAAAGACGAGTATATCTTCCGCAAGGAAGGCAAGAAGAAGTAA
- the rplR gene encoding 50S ribosomal protein L18 encodes MANSKRTLFLKRRLRVRNKLRKVNAGKMRLSVHRSNKNISCQLIDDVQGVTLASASSLEKDLGVTGKNNVEAAAKVGSAIAERAKKAGVSECYFDRGGFLYHGKVKALADAAREGGLKI; translated from the coding sequence ATGGCAAACAGCAAACGGACCCTGTTCCTCAAGCGCCGCCTGCGCGTCCGGAACAAGCTTCGCAAGGTGAACGCGGGCAAGATGCGCCTTTCCGTTCACCGTTCGAACAAGAATATCAGCTGTCAGCTGATCGACGATGTTCAGGGTGTTACCCTGGCCTCTGCCTCCTCGCTCGAAAAAGATCTCGGCGTGACGGGCAAGAACAACGTCGAAGCAGCAGCCAAGGTGGGATCAGCCATCGCAGAACGCGCCAAAAAGGCGGGTGTAAGCGAGTGCTATTTCGACCGTGGTGGCTTCCTCTATCATGGCAAGGTGAAGGCTCTGGCCGACGCTGCGCGTGAAGGCGGACTGAAAATCTAA
- the rpsE gene encoding 30S ribosomal protein S5: MAREGQQRGRGPRREETPEFADRLVAINRVSKTVKGGKRFGFAALVVVGDQKGRVGFGKGKAKEVPEAIRKATEQAKRQMIRVPLREGRTLHHDMEGRHGAGKVVMRTAPEGTGIIAGGPMRAVFEMLGIKDVVSKSLGSQNPYNMIRATIDGLQKESSPRMVAQRRGKKVADILGKGDAPAAQPADADA; encoded by the coding sequence ATGGCACGAGAAGGACAACAACGGGGCCGTGGCCCACGTCGTGAGGAAACCCCCGAATTCGCCGACCGCCTGGTCGCGATCAACCGGGTCAGCAAAACCGTGAAAGGTGGTAAACGCTTTGGCTTTGCTGCTCTCGTGGTGGTTGGTGATCAAAAAGGTCGCGTCGGTTTCGGCAAAGGCAAGGCGAAAGAGGTCCCCGAGGCCATTCGCAAAGCCACGGAGCAAGCCAAGCGCCAGATGATCCGCGTGCCGCTGCGCGAAGGTCGCACGCTGCACCACGATATGGAAGGTCGCCACGGCGCCGGTAAAGTCGTGATGCGGACCGCCCCTGAGGGCACCGGGATCATCGCCGGTGGTCCGATGCGCGCCGTGTTCGAGATGCTGGGCATCAAGGACGTTGTGTCAAAATCGCTCGGTTCGCAGAACCCCTATAACATGATCCGCGCCACCATTGACGGCCTGCAAAAAGAAAGCAGCCCCCGCATGGTGGCCCAACGTCGCGGCAAAAAAGTGGCCGACATTCTGGGCAAAGGTGATGCACCTGCCGCTCAGCCTGCCGACGCTGACGCATAA